From the genome of Spinacia oleracea cultivar Varoflay chromosome 2, BTI_SOV_V1, whole genome shotgun sequence, one region includes:
- the LOC130467718 gene encoding uncharacterized protein, whose protein sequence is MRSVAAPDRNHHHYVDLLQWFLAREDNYKLPSNWLPNLNYILREDILAVAGLSRIFDREYGFSCVDPVVLGISLDLKTIHDSAPDYKFGKENPRNPRLKDYVLSPSGVARISEVRADPWDSASSPEAVPVKVVLPDLRTTSDPGPGTDAVPRAVPSVSSPARIDISLSRNRDQRKRKSSTLLRPSAHPKKAKADQSSEKEVVSEVMPPPKNLLHFMPLPGQKLKSVVVVEPPPVDQPLAEEDTIPSPLKPSAALGIEIQDITKVMEAIEADLVPGSDVPIVAEQKEEAADVSLEREKSPDKEMVDLTEAHVEVPEAEKEEPEQGLTRKRRHSTLGSTSTSALDRLIHADPCSDVPLKRIPEEVREAMARYARAPVLGENPMAHVGSLVGPEAARENLLRANPQWRVPGAEERNPAMMAQYYLNEAVFWSSFASECSSVEERQLRRYQEAYARDIPVLDQKAGQLMAEMVDLKQLYLQYSREAREAAEQIGAEVGRLTFQVEEDAEKIASFDRERREMAAKFASELEEKDSLLKEMTSKFEAAIKQSQEAEARLQQFIKHREIVQNQADKVPVLQLKIREKDAAIRKLEQERVDLYTADQCREQYWNGILGARRMFAKHMPHFPWNEKVPLWMRAQDHLVECQADRDEAEAERQAALAEARAQKAASEGDTTAGGSSKDAPLGDAPETPKS, encoded by the exons atgcgaagcgtggctgctccggatcggaaccatcaccactacgtggatctcctccagtggtttttggctcgggaggacaactacaaattgccgtccaactggctcccgaacctcaactatattttgcgggaggacattcttgctgttgccggtctcagcaggatttttgacaggg agtacggcttcagctgcgttgatcctgtggtcttgggtatttctttggatctgaagaccattcacgactcggcccctgattataagttcgggaaggagaatcctcgtaatcctcgcttgaaggattacgtgctgtctccgtcgggtgtcgctcggatatctgaagttcgagctgatccgtgggattctgcctcttctcccgaagctgttccagtgaaagtcgtgctccctgatttgaggacaacctcggatccg ggtcctgggactgacgctgtgccgcgtgccgttccttcggtttcatctccggctcggatagatatctctttatctaggaaccgg gatcagcgcaaaaggaagagcagcactcttttgaggccttctgcgcatccgaagaaggcgAAAGCTGATCAGtcttcggagaag gaagtggtttcggaagtcatgcctcctcccaaaaacctccttcacttcatgcccttgcccgggcagaagttgaagagtgtggtggttgtggAACCGCCTCCCGTGGACCAACCGctggctgaggaagataccatcccttctccgctgaagccgtctgctgctttagggatcgagatccaggatataaccaaggtgatggaggcaattgaagccgaccttgttcctggctcggatgtccctattgtggccgagcagaaggaagaagctgctgacgtttctctcgaaagggagaaaagtccggataaggagatggtggatctcaccgaagctcacgtagaggttcccgaagctgagaaggaggaacccgagcagggtctgacgaggaagaggcgtcATTCGACCTTGGGCTCcacttcgacctcggccctggatagactgatccacgctgacccttgctcggatgttccgctgaaacggatccccgaggaggtaagggaagcgatggctcgctatgccagagctccggttttgggggagaaccccatggctcacgtgggatctttggtgggtcccgaagctgcacgggagaatcttcttcgggccaacccgcagtggagggttcctggagctgaggagaggaacccagctatgatggcccaatattatctgaatgag gctgttttctggtcctcgttcgcttccgagtgtagctcggttgaggaaaGGCAGCTGAGGAggtatcaggaggcttatgctcgtgatatccctgtcttggaccagaaggctgggcagctcatggccgagatggtggacctcaagcaactgtaccttcagtacagtcgtgaggctagggaAGCGGCGGAacagatcggggccgaagttgggaGGCTCACTTTCCAagttgaagaggatgctgaaaagatagcttccttcgacagggagaggagagaaatggctgccaagtttgcgagcgaacttgaagaaaaagacagtcttctcaaggagatgacgtctaaatttgaggcggccattaagcagagccaggaagcggaggcgaggcttcagcagtttATCAAGCACCGGGAGATTGTTCAgaatcaagctgacaaggtgcccgttctccagctgaagatccgagagaaagatgctgccattcggaagttggagcaagagagagttgacctctacactgctgatcagtgtagagagcaatactggaatggcatcctgggtgctcggcggatgttcgcgaagcacatgcctcatttcccttggaatgagaaggttccgctctggatgagggcccaggatcacttggtggagtgccaggccgatcgagacgaagctgaagctgaacgccaagctgctcttgcagaggctcgggcccagaaggcggcttccgaaggtgatactactgctgggggttcttcgaaggatgctcctctgggggatgctcctgagactcccaagagctag
- the LOC110777378 gene encoding two-component response regulator ARR12 encodes MCVRPRASLMEDDKFPTGLRVLVVDDDTTCLKLMDTLLKKCQYQVTTTNQAKEALRILKRNKNKFDIVITDVEMPDMDGIKLLQLVGLEMNLPVIMLSAYSDTKRVMQGVRNGACDYLVKPVRIQELQNIWQHVVRRNKQQQQRPTAIVESSNISGDDDNNNNNNNNNDDDEDEDDEGEESGHENEDQTTHRKPRLFWSVELHQKFVDAVNQLGLDKAFPKKILDLMDVEGLTREKVASHLQKYRLYLRKVNSGSNQQAGRSGAEDAHIGPLGGGYGIYRSLAGAGRFPDQSGGGGLLGRFNTSSGISLRGLSSSPMLQTPQLSNSFNTLSKFGPLNTSLFQQMPPTTSMMINGTPTLNTRDFGPSSNLTPNLLDPSSKTNWGTPVQPPTTQPLSTPRNLLPINVSNDGIVPVSNTQIQSIQNDPIDVFCGFSSMGASKGNVQSQDCPSGFNSFNNLAQPQIWNNQRPDYVLNSCNFSNTSSSVITSATPPTLGDNVRESNNNMMGFSPFSQLGGTCSQIQVQKSNSDSTLKFDDNYLLDDPKLLSGSNQSNSESLEDIVGRFLKQGNGETATGREDFGLDPYLM; translated from the exons ATGTGTGTGCGCCCACGCGCGAGTCTCATGGAAGATGACAAATTTCCAACGGGGTTGAGGGTTCTTGTTGTGGATGATGATACTACTTGCCTCAAGTTGATGGATACTCTCCTTAAAAAATGTCAATATCAAG TTACGACGACGaaccaagcaaaggaagcactGAGGATTTTGAAacgaaacaagaacaagtttgaTATTGTGATCACCGATGTTGAGATGCCGGACATGGATGGTATCAAGCTCCTTCAACTCGTAGGTCTCGAAATGAATCTACCTGTCATTA TGCTATCAGCTTATAGTGATACGAAGCGAGTGATGCAAGGTGTAAGGAATggtgcttgtgactatttggtgAAACCTGTCAGGATTCAGGAGCTCCAAAACATATGGCAACATGTTGTCAGGAGgaacaagcaacaacaacaaaggcCAACAGCTATTGTAGAGAGTTCTAATATTTCTGGAGATgatgacaacaacaacaataataataataataatgatgacgatgaagatgaagatgatgaaggTGAAGAAAGTGGCCATGAGAACGAGGACCAAACAACCCACAGAAAGCCCAGACTTTTTTGGTCTGTCGAATTACATCAGAAGTTTGTGGATGCTGTCAACCAATTAGGCCTTGATA AGGCCTTTCCTAAGAAGATCCTTGACCTAATGGACGTTGAAGGACTCACAAGAGAAAAAGTTGCAAGCCATTTGCAG AAATATAGGCTTTACCTCCGAAAGGTAAATTCAGGGTCGAATCAGCAGGCAGGAAGAAGTGGGGCAGAGGATGCACACATAGGTCCTCTTGGTGGAGGCTATGGAATATATCGCAGCCTTGCAGGGGCAGGTAGATTTCCAGATCAGTCAGGTGGTGGAGGATTGCTTGGTCGCTTCAACACCTCTTCCGGTATTAGTCTTAGAGGCCTCTCTTCTTCCCCAATGCTTCAAACACCCCAACTTTCTAACTCCTTCAATACTCTTTCCAAATTTGGGCCTTTGAATACTAGTTTATTTCAACAGATGCCACCAACCACTTccatgatgattaatggaacccCAACATTAAACACCAGAGATTTTGGACCCTCTTCAAATCTTACTCCTAATTTACTGGATCCTAGCTCCAAAACCAACTGGGGAACTCCTGTTCAACCTCCTACAACTCAACCCCTTTCAACCCCTCGAAATTTGCTTCCAATCAATGTCTCTAATGATGGCATTGTTCCAGTAAGTAATACTCAAATCCAGAGTATTCAAAATGACCCCATTGATGTTTTTTGTGGATTCTCATCCATGGGTGCTTCGAAAGGAAATGTACAAAGCCAAGACTGTCCAAGTGGTTTCAACAGCTTCAATAATCTGGCACAACCACAAATTTGGAATAATCAAAGGCCGGATTATGTTCTGAATTCATGTAATTTTTCCAACACTTCAAGCTCCGTGATCACGTCTGCTACTCCTCCAACACTAGGAGATAATGTGAGAGAAAGCAACAATAACATGATGGGGTTTTCACCCTTCAGCCAGTTGGGAGGTACTTGTTCACAAATCCAAGTTCAGAAATCCAATAGCGACTCAACTCTCAAGTTTGATGACAATTACCTGCTGGATGACCCAAAGCTTCTCAGTGGTTCAAACCAGAGTAATTCTGAATCCTTGGAGGATATAGTGGGGAGATTTCTCAAACAG GGAAATGGTGAAACTGCAACAGGAAGAGAAGACTTTGGGCTGGACCCTTACCTAATGTAG
- the LOC110777385 gene encoding uncharacterized protein: MTGVGSGSGSGSGSGSGCGSGGGAASNMIMSRRAGGGWLRCCLVTFAVISALCVSGPALYWKFNLHNHININLHQQQTQHHLSSPSSCPTCSCDCPPPPSLLQIAPGLANLSVPDCGSSDPDLKKEMAKQFADLLTEELKLQEAVAAEHAVHMNATLTEARRVASQYQREGDKCIAATETCEGARERSEAFLRKEIKLTSLWERRAHKLGWQPEFN; this comes from the exons ATGACGGGGGTTGGTTCTGGTTCTGGTTCTGGTTCTGGTTCTGGTTCTGGCTGTGGTTCTGGTGGCGGAGCAGCATCAAATATGATAATGTCGAGGCGAGCAGGCGGTGGTTGGTTGAGATGTTGTTTAGTGACGTTTGCTGTTATCTCAGCACTTTGTGTTTCTGGTCCTGCTCTCTATTGGAAATTCAATCTCCATAATCATATTAATATCAATCTGCACCAACAACAAACACAACACCATCtatcttctccttcttcttGTCCAACTTGCTCCTGCGATTGCCCACCTCCTCCTTCTCTCCTTCAGATTGCCCCTG GATTGGCCAATCTTTCAGTACCAG ATTGTGGGAGCAGTGACCCAGATCTGAAGAAAGAAATGGCAAAACAATTTGCGGATCTGTTGACAGAAGAGTTGAAGCTGCAAGAGGCAGTTGCTGCAGAGCACGCGGTGCATATGAATGCAACATTGACAGAAGCAAGAAGAGTAGCTTCTCAGTATCAAAGAGAAGGTGATAAATGCATTGCTGCAACCGAAACCTGCGAGGGAGCCAGAGAGCGTTCTGAGGCTTTCCTTAGGAAGGAGATCAAGTTGACTTCACTTTGGGAACGAAGAGCTCACAAATTGGGCTGGCAACCTGAATTCAACTGA
- the LOC110777383 gene encoding uncharacterized protein, producing the protein MGNMTSSVAAKFAFFPPEPATYDVIKEEDGRWVMSGITGDNNVDVHLLDTKNGNKVVATFWKHPFARFTLLYSHGNAADLGQMQDLFIELRAHLRINIISYDYSGYGASTGKPTEYNTYYDIEAVYHCLKREYNIKQEDLILYGQSVGSGPTLHLASRMTRLRGVVLHSAILSGIRVLYPVRVTLWFDIFKNIDKIRHVTCPILVIHGTNDEIVDLSHGKRLWELSKEKYEPLWVKGGGHCNLETYPEYIKHLRKFINSMEKLAITQPHKQFNEAPSITESKQYRCLGFGSYRSKMKNEK; encoded by the exons ATGGGGAATATGACATCAAGTGTGGCAGCAAAATTTGCATTCTTCCCACCAGAACCAGCAACATATGATGTGATAAAAGAGGAAGATGGAAGATGGGTTATGTCTGGAATTACAGGTGATAACAATGTCGATGTTCATCTTTTAGATACTAAAAATGGCAATAAGGTTGTTGCCACTTTCTGGAAACATCCTTTTGCAAGGTTCACCCTTTTGTATTCTCATGGTAATGCTGCTGATTTGGGTCAAATGCAAGACCTCTTTATTGAGCTTCGAGCACACCTTCGTATCAACATCATCAG CTATGATTACTCAGGATATGGAGCTTCTACCGGCAAG CCAACGGAGTACAACACATACTATGACATTGAAGCTGTATACCATTGCTTAAAGAGAGAATATAACATTAAGCAGGAAGATTTAATTTTGTATGGCCAATCAGTTGGAAGTGGCCCTACATTACACTTGGCATCACGTATGACAAGGTTAAGGGGTGTTGTTCTTCATAGTGCTATACTATCTGGTATTCGCGTCCTGTATCCTGTCAGGGTTACACTATGGTTTGACATTTTCAAA AATATTGATAAAATTCGGCATGTCACCTGTCCTATCCTTGTTATACAT GGAACAAATGATGAAATAGTAGACTTGTCACATGGAAAGCGATTATGGGAACTATCAAAGGAAAAGTATGAGCCACTATGGGTAAAGGGTGGGGGTCATTGTAATCTGGAGACTTACCCAGAATACATCAAGCATTTGCGCAAGTTCATAAACTCGATGGAGAAATTGGCCATCACTCAGCCACATAAGCAGTTTAATGAGGCCCCAAGTATAACAGAATCCAAGCAATATCGATGCTTAGGATTCGGTAGCTACAgatcaaaaatgaaaaatgaaaaatga
- the LOC110777382 gene encoding temperature-induced lipocalin-1, which yields MTTTKKEMEVVKGVELERYMGRWYEIASFPSRFQPKDGVNTRATYTLNPDGTTIHVLNETWSGGKRGFIEGSAYKADPKSDEAKLKVKFYVPPFLPIIPVVGDYWILSLDDDYQYALIGQPSRSYLWILCRTPVMDEEIYKQLVEKAIEEGYDVSKLHKTPQADPPLENDEAPKDTKGIWWIKSLFGK from the exons ATGACGACTACGAAGAAGGAGATGGAGGTTGTGAAAGGGGTGGAGCTTGAGCGTTACATGGGGCGGTGGTACGAAATCGCATCGTTTCCGTCTAGGTTTCAGCCCAAAGACGGTGTGAATACTCGAGCCACTTATACTCTGAATCCAGACGGTACTACTATTCACGTCCTGAACGAAACCTGGAGCGGTGGCAAGAGAGGTTTCATTGAGGGTTCTGCTTACAAGGCTGATCCTAAATCTGATGAGGCTAAGCTTAAGGTGAAATTCTATGTGCCTCCATTCTTACCCATCATCCCTGTTGTTGGCGATTACTGGATTCTTTCTCTTGATGATGATTATCAGTATGCTCTCATTGGACAGCCTTCCCGCAGTTATCTCTGG ATACTTTGCAGGACGCCTGTTATGGATGAGGAGATATACAAGCAACTAGTGGAGAAGGCGATCGAAGAAGGTTATGATGTGAGTAAACTCCATAAGACTCCGCAGGCTGACCCACCTCTGGAAAATGATGAAGCCCCCAAGGACACTAAAGGCATCTGGTGGATCAAATCCCTATTTGGCAAATAG